A window of Panicum virgatum strain AP13 chromosome 8K, P.virgatum_v5, whole genome shotgun sequence contains these coding sequences:
- the LOC120644521 gene encoding COPII coat assembly protein sec16-like, protein MASHPCASPSPPPHKRPRTAAAEEGDPLPGASSAAAASPAEGDPRPGASSAAAASPAGFIFVCSGATKADCYRHRVLGLPRGRLEAVSRIRRGAAVFLYDFDARCLYGLYRADSDGGADLVPGAFRGRFPAQVKFMIDGDFMPLPESSLKSAIKENYFKGKFSPELTSTQVEKLSSLFQPITLLPESSPPHDVDNWPPAPASRPPSAHLAQPPPTSYPAPATSMANQSSPLAPTSPPLHKQMHSPAVVAEDHAHPGASSTAAASPAGFIFMCSGATKPDCYRHRVLGLPRGRLEAVSRIRRGAALFLYDFDTKHLYGPYNADSDGGADLVPGAFRGRFPAQVKFTIDGDFMPVPESSLRSAIKENYSKGKFSSELTSTQVEKLRALFQPITSLPQSSSPHDVDNWPPATAFLPPPELPAQPPAYANHPTAYVAPLAAHLMPPQAYVPPCSSTQPAMGTYHGPTTVYGYQAGYAACDPTYQYVEAPLPFSLYDQYSMSQHVPAPIYYTAPYYQHDPYQPGNVNSHY, encoded by the exons ATGGCGAGCCACCCCtgcgcctccccctccccgccgccgcacaagaggccgcggacggcggcggcggaggagggcgacCCCCTCCCCGGcgcctcctccgcggccgccgcgtcgccggcggagggcgacccccgccccggcgcctcctccgcggccgccgcgtcgccAGCAGGGTTCATCTTCGTTTGCAGCGGCGCGACGAAGGCCGACTGCTACCGGCACCGGGTGCTGGGCCTGCCCCGCGGGAGGCTGGAGGCCGTCTCCCGgatccggcgcggcgcggcggtctTCCTCTACGACTTCGACGCCAGGTGCCTCTACGGGCTCTACCGCGCCGACTCCGACGGCGGGGCCGACCTCGTCCCCGGCGCCTTCCGCGGCCGCTTTCCCGCGCAG GTTAAATTTATGATCGATGGTGATTTCATGCCGCTCCCTGAGAGTAGCCTAAAAAGTGCTATAAAGGAGAACTACTTCAAAGGGAAGTTCAGCCCAGAGCTTACCTCTACACAA GTTGAGAAATTGAGCTCATTGTTTCAACCAATTACTTTGCTTCCGGAATCGTCACCCCCACATGATGTTGATAACTGGCCCCCTGCTCCTGCTTCTCGCCCTCCTTCAGCTCACCTGGCACAGCCACCTCCGACTAGCTATCCTGCTCCAGCCACCTCCATGGCGAACCAGTCCTCACCTCTTGCCCCCACCTCCCCACCACTGCACAAGCAGATGCACTCCCCGGCAGTGGTAGCAGAGGACCATGCCCACCCTGGAGCTTCCTCCACCGCTGCTGCTTCACCGGCAGGGTTCATCTTCATGTGTAGCGGCGCCACGAAGCCCGACTGCTACCGCCACCGGGTGCTGGGCCTGCCACGGGGGAGGCTGGAGGCTGTCTCCCGGATCCGGCGCGGGGCAGCGCTCTTCCTATACGACTTCGATACCAAGCACCTCTACGGGCCCTACAACGCCGACTCTGATGGTGGGGCTGACCTTGTTCCCGGTGCCTTCCGTGGCCGCTTCCCTGCACAG GTTAAATTTACGATCGATGGTGATTTCATGCCCGTTCCTGAGAGTAGTCTAAGAAGTGCTATAAAGGAGAACTATAGCAAAGGAAAGTTCAGCTCGGAGCTTACCTCTACACAA GTTGAGAAACTGAGGGCATTGTTTCAGCCAATTACTTCGCTTCCACAGTCATCATCCCCACATGATGTTGATAACTGGCCCCCAGCCACTGCTTTTCTGCCGCCTCCAGAACTCCCGGCACAGCCACCTGCTTATGCAAATCATCCAACTGCATATGTTGCTCCTCTGGCTGCTCATTTGATGCCACCTCAAGCCTATGTACCTCCATGTTCTTCTACTCAACCTGCTATGGGTACTTATCATGGACCAACAACTGTGTATGGTTATCAAGCTGGATATGCAGCATGTGATCCTACCTATCAATATGTGGAAGCGCCCCTTCCATTTTCTCTTTATGACCAATACTCCATGTCACAGCATGTTCCAGCTCCTATCTATTATACTGCCCCCTATTATCAGCATGATCCATATCAACCTGGCAATGTCAATTCTCATTATTAG